Genomic segment of Brachyhypopomus gauderio isolate BG-103 unplaced genomic scaffold, BGAUD_0.2 sc45, whole genome shotgun sequence:
AGAGAGGTGAACAAAGCGGTGATTAGGGAAAGACACCCAGTACCGACTGTAGATAGCATTCTCCAAGCAGTTCAGGGATCTAAAGTCTACGCAAAACTGGATGCAAGGAAAGGCTTCTGGCAAATTGACTTAGATCCAGAGTCAAGACACCTGACCACATTCATTACACACCGAGGTTGCTACAGGTACAAAAAGGTACCATTTGGATTATCATCAGCACCAGAGGCTTATCAGAAGGCTATGGATTTATTGCTTAGTGGTATGCCGGGAGTAGTGTGCTACATGGATGACATGGTCTTATATGCAGATGACGAGGAACAGCTAGAAGAAAGACTGAGGAGAGTGTTCAAAAGATTTCAGGAGAGAGGACTGACACTTAACAAAGACAAATGTGTGTTAGGATTGAATCAGATTGAAATACTAGGTCATGTGATCTCAGGAGAGGGAATAAAGCCTGATCCAAGAAAAGTGGAAGCAATAAGCAAGGCACCAAGACCCGAGAACATTTCACAACTACGTTCATTTTTAGGTACATGTGGATTTTTGATGAAATTCATACCAGATTATGCAAACATGTCCGAACCACTCAGGAGACTGACACGAAAGGGTGAAGAATGGCAGTGGACcacagagactgaaaagtctttTAAAGACATGAAAAGAGCACTGGTAAGTCAACCATGCCTAGCTTACTTCAAGTTAGACGCACCGACCACTGTAATTGCTGATGCCAGTCCAATAGGATTAGGAGCTGTTCTACTTCAAAAACAGTCCACTGGACAAAACAAACCAATAGCATATGCAAGTCGCTCTTTAACTGCCACGGAAAGACGATATTCACAAATTGAACGAGAGGCTCTTGGATGTGTTTGGGCTGTAGAGCACTTTAGAACATACCTATGGGGCGGCAAGTTTACCATACAAACAGACCATAAGCCACTGATCTATATGTTCAATCCAGAAAAAGCAACAATGTTGCCACCACGAATTCAGAGACTGGGGATGAGACTGCATCCATTTGAATACAAAATTGAACACGTGGTTGGTAAATGTAACATAGCAGACTCTCTCTCTAGACTGCCCTTGTCTGCCGCAGAATGTAGTAAGTACGTTGACACATACATGGAGAGGGTACTCTCCATACTCGCAAGTGAAGTACCAGCCATGACACTCGAGGACATCAGAAAAGACACACAAGAAGACAATACTCTGAACCAACTTATATCAATTATTGAGACAGGACAATGGCCAACAAACATGACGGAGGAGTTGCAACCATATAAGAGATGTGCAGAGGAATTGTCGACCCACAACGGACTGATCCTTAGGGCCCACAGGATTGTGCTGCCCAAAAGCAAAACAAGACAGGCCATGAACATTGCACACGAAACACACCAAGGAATAGTAAGGACAAAACAGTCTTTGAGAAACAAATTTTATTGGCCTAATATGGATATTGACATTGAAAGATTGATTAGACACTGTAATACGTGCATTCTGAACCAACCTCTGCATGAAGATCAACCACTTCAGCCACTGGAGTTGCCCCCAAAGCCATGGACAAAGCTAGGTGTGGATCTAGTAGGCCCTATAGATAATAAGCATATACTGACAGTAATTGATTACTATACGTCTTACCCAGAAGCAGTAGTTGTGTCTGATATATCTTCACAGACAGTTACTGGAGAACTAATGAAGATATTTGCAAGGTTTGGATACCCCCTGGAGGTAGTGACTGATAATGGAAGGCAATTTGTGTCCACTCTTTTTGACTCTTTTCTGAAAACCTGTGGAATCAAACATATCAGAGCATCCCCTTACTATCCAAAGAGTAATGGCAAGATTGAGCGCTTCCATCGCTATCTGAAGAAGGCTTTCAGAGTCAGTAAGTGTGAAGGAAAGCGTTGGACAGACGAACTGTCAAAGATCCTGATGGCGTATCGTACAACCACCCACAGAGCATCTGGGGAAACCCCAGCTTATCTCATCTTTGGGAGGGATATGCGCAACAAACTACCTCATTGGGGAGAAGAAGAAAATGAGAACAGAGACATAAGAAAGCATCATGATGAATATaagaagaaaatgaaagagTATGCTGACAAGAAACATGGAGCAAAAGAACATGGTTTTGAGGTCGGAGACATTGTATACATTGCAAATCTGGAGAACAACAAGTTGGATTCAAGATACAAAGATGTGCGTTATGTTATAGTAAGGAGTACCTCTGACTCTTCCTTTGAGCTGGTCAACACTGAAAATGGAAGTAGAGTTATGAGGAATGTCAAACACCTCCGACATGCACCCATAATAGGGGAGGTCAACATCCCAGAACCAGAGACTCCGGACTTAGACATTAGGGCACCCGAGGATTTACTACAGCCACAACACTTGCCAACTGAGACTCCTCAAGAGACTGTCACAGTACCGGAAACCGCACTTGCAGATGAACTTACCACCAGATCTGGGAGGGTTATCAGGAAGCCAGCTCGCTACAGAATGtagaattgaaaaaaaaaagaatgtggGAAATGGTTTTGTTTTAGTAGTTAAGGTGGTTTAAAACGTGTTTTATTATGTGAGGTTCTATGTTGGAAATGTTACTAGGCCACAAGATGTTCAATTTAGTTGGGCTAGAAGTTAAAATCCTACAAGGGAAGGAAAATGTAGTATAGTTATAGAGCCCGCTAGGGGGTGCTAGAGGGGAGGAGTGAAGGGAAGAGAAGAAGTGTAGCGGGAGTAGATGAAGAGGGAGAATAAAGGAAAATGACTTAAAGTAATCAACAGGTCTCATTATTGAACAACACAACAGGTAAGAATGGACTTGTCTGCAGCTTCTTTCTCCCACACCAAAATATAATAAGTTGGCACAACTTCTAAAATTTGGAACTCTTGGTATGTAACTtaggcggcatggtggtgtggtggttagcactgtcgcctcacagcaaggtggtctgggttcgattctcggtctggtctgctctgtgtggagtttgcatgttctccctgtgcctgcgtgggtttcctccgggtactctggtttcctcccacagtccaaatacatgcgtgttaggttgattgatcactctagattgcccgtaggtgtgagtgcgtgcgtgtgtgttggccatgcggtggactggcgacctgcccatggtgtaccctgccttcgcccggagatgctgggattggctccagcccccccgtgaccccgactagcgggattaagcggttcagataatggatggatggtatGTAACTTACATTCTGAGGTTCATATCCATGGGcaagataaattatctgaacGAGATATAATAAGTTAGCATAATTTGAATAATTTGGAATTGTTTGAaggcaatacttaaaatcttaaatttatatacctgtgaacaataaataattggaacatgaaataatacgctcaactgtgagtgaatttcttaaaaacttatgagtttgagttgggatcaaaactcaaaaatcgagtgcagtaagttgccttgaaattttgagttttctcaactttttcgtttttacagtgtacttAAAGTAAACTGGTTTTGGAGAGCCTCTGTAGGGTGTTTCCCCTACCCTCTTAGCACACCTAACTCAATAACAACCCCTTCATGACTCGCAGTGAGGAaccaattttattacattaaatGTATAAGGCCACAGAACATTCCTGTCTTAATGTTTGTCTTTAAGATCTACCGTCAGTGTAAGTATTTCTGATAAGGTGATAAGTTAGTGTTTATGACAGGGCTGTAACAAGGTTCATCTTTTGACAATCTTGAGAATACAACAATCACAGAGCTTTTTTCATTGAATACAGTGTCTAAGCACTAAGTGCTGCAATTTCATACTGTAAATAATTCTAAATGTTTAGACCACAGATTATGATTCCCACACAAATTTAGTTTTCTCATACAGGATTTGTCTTTCATACAGGTCACAGGACTTTTGACTGACTATTACCCAAAACTTTCCACGTTATCTGGAGGGTGGCTTCTGCACAAGGCCCTTGGTAATGTAGACTGTAAAACAATTTAGGAGGTCAGATGCTttttataacattttaaatTTCATTCTTTTAATGATGTTGCCCCTCATAGATGGATCAGGACAACGGAAACTTATAGTAGTCCCCCCAGAAGCTGAGGGTTATAATACTCAGTATTTGAGATCTGTGAGTGAAGGGGGTAAGAACACAATGTACATAGTTCCTCTCCAGGAGGAACTACACACATGGCCTCTTCCTGTGGAAGCACAGGAATTCCAGAAGATGCCAAAGGCTACCTGTcaacctgtaggatgtctatgtaggatgtctacctgtcaaccctgtaggatgtctatgtaggatgtctacctgtcaacctgtaggatgtctatgtaggatgtctacctgtcaacctgtaggatgtctatgtaggatgtctacctgtcaaccctgtaggatgtctatgtagaatgtctacctgtcaacctgtaggatgtctatgtaggatgtctacctgtcaacctgtaggatgtctatgtaggatgtctacctgtcaacctgtaggatgtctatgtaggatgtctacctgtcaacctgtaggatgtctatgtaggatgtctacctgtcaacctgtaggatgtctatgtaggatgtctacctgtcaacctgtaggatgtctatgtaggatgtctacctgtcaaccctgtaggatgtctatgtaggatgtctacctgtcaaccctgtaggatgtctatgtaggatgtctacctgtcaacctgtaggatgtctatgtaggatgtctacctgtcaacctgtaggatgtctatgtaggatgtctacctgtcaaccctgtaggatgtctatgtagaatgtctacctgtcaacctgtaggatgtctatgtaggatgtctacctgtcaacctgtaggatgtctatgtaggatgtctacctgtcaacctgtaggatgtctatgtaggatgtctacctgtcaacctgtaggatgtctatgtagggtgtctacctgtcaacctgtaggatgtctatgtaggatgtctacctgtcaaccctgtaggatgtctatgtaggatgtctacctgtcaaccctgtaggatgtctatgtaggatgtctacctgtcaaccctgtaggatgtctatgtaggatgtctacctgtcaacctgtaggatgtctatgtaggatgtctacctgtcaacactgtaggatgtctatgtaggatgtctacctgtcaacctgtaggatgtctatgtaggatgtctacctgtcaagcctgtaggatgtctatgtaggatgtctacctgtcaagcctgtagcatgtctatgtaggatgtctacctgtcaaccctgtaggatgtctatgtaggatgtctacctgtcaaccctgtaggatgtctatgtaggatgtctacctgtcaatctgtaggatgtctatgtaggatgtctacctgtcaacctgtaggatgtctatgtaggatgtctacctgtcaagcctgtagcatgtctatgtaggatgtctacctgtcaagcctgtaggatgtctacctgtcaagcctgtaggatgtctatgtaggatgtctacctgtcaagcctgtagcatgtctatgtaggatgtctacctgtcaagcctgtaggatgtctatgtaggatgtctacctgtcaagcctgtagcatgtctatgtaggatgtctacctgtcaaccctgtaggatgtctatgtaggatgtctacctgtcaaccctgtaggatgtctatgtaggatgtctacctgtcaacctgtaggatgtctatgtaggatgtctacctgtcaacctgtaggatgtctatgtaggatgtctacctgtcaagcctgtagcatgtctatgtaggatgtctacctgtcaagcctgtagcatgtctatgtaggatgtctacctgtcaagcctgtaggatgtctacctgtcaagcctgtaggatgtctatgtaggatgtctacctgtcaagcctgtaggatgtctatgtaggatgtctacctgtcaacctgtaggatgtctatgtaggatgtctacctgtcaacctgtaggatgtctatgtaggatgtctacctgtcaacctgtaggatgtctatgtaggatgtctacctgtcaaccctgtaggatgtctatgtaggatgtctacctgtcaatcctgtaggatgtctatgtaggatgtctacctgtcaacctgtaggatgtctatgtaggatgtctacctgtcaacctgtaggatgtctatgtaggatgtctacctgtcaagcctgtagcatgtctatgtaggatgtctacctgtcaagcctgtaggatgtctatgtaggatgtctacctgtcaagcctgtagcatgtctatgtaggatgtctacctgtcaacctgtaggatgtctatgtaggatgtctacctgtcaacctgtaggatgtctatgtaggatgtctacctgtcaagcctgtagcatgtctatgtaggatgtctacctgtcaagcctgtaggatgtctacctgtcaaccctgtaggatgtctatgtaggatgtctacctgtcaacctgtaggatgtctatgtaggatgtctacctgtcaacctgtaggatgtctatgtaggatgtctacctgtcaaccctgtaggatgtctatgtaggatgtctacctgtcaaccctgtaggatgtctatgtaggatgtctacctgtcaacctgtaggatgtctatgtaggatgtctacctgtcaacctgtaggatgtctatgtaggatgtctacctgtcaagcctgtagcatgtctatgtaggatgtctacctgtcaagcctgtaggatgtctatgtaggatgtctacctgtcaagcctgtagcatgtctatgtaggatgtctacctgtcaacctgtaggatgtctatgtaggatgtctacctgtcaacctgtaggatgtctatgtaggatgtctacctgtcaagcctgtagcatgtctatgtaggatgtctacctgtcaagcctgtaggatgtctacctgtcaagcctgtaggatgtctatgtaggatgtctacctgtcaagcctgtagcatgtctatgtaggatgtctacctgtcaagcctgtaggatgtctatgtaggatgtctacctgtcaagcctgtagcatgtctatgtaggatgtctacctgtcaagcctgtaggatgtctatgtaggatgtctacctgtcaagcctgtagcatgtctatgtaggatgtctatgccATTGCAAGTTTTGGCTGTGCGTATCAAATCATGCTGCACTGACAGGTCATCCACAGAGGACGACACAGATAATTACGTAAGAGTAATGAACATTTTAGTAAATATCTGTTCATTAGTAGTTGATTGTTCACAACAGTCACAGGATGGTTTAACAGATCTACATATATGGTGTGTTCATTTCAGTCTTCCCCAGATGTGTCTGTTGTTGCTGAGTTCCCTTCTGTGAAGTCCACAGAGGCAGCCAGTAGTATCTGTATATCCAGCACTAAGGTAAACTAAATTAGTATTAGTAAGATCAGTCTTACACATCCCCAATAGCAATCTTTTACAACAATTAACATTTATGTGTTGATTTTAGTCTTCCCCAGATGTGTCTTTTGTGGCTGAGTTTCCCACAACAGCATCTTCAAGTAGTAGTACAGCCTCTACATACAGCTCTAAGGTTAGACCAAATTAGTAATTATGTCTTACCCATCCCCAACAGCAATATTTCACATTGATTAACACATATTATGTGCTGCTTTTAGTCTTACTCAGATGCAGCTGTTGTTCTTGAGATCACAACagcaaatagtagtagtagcatagtagtagcacagccaatacatacagcactgaagtaagatcaaatagcTAATAATGCTGTTATTACAAGCATCCCTAACCTGTAAAGATAACAATTGCTGTATTTCTTTGAATATTAAGTAGTGCAtttgttgtctttttttttgtgatAATATTGGTGTTTTCTTTTCAGGCTCCATGCCCACTGTGTCAAATGAGCTTTCCATTGGATTATTTAGAAATCCATGCCAGCTTGTGTGGTGAAAGGTGACAAAAAAATGTGTATTAGTTTAAAAGCAAATCTGAAAATCTTTTCAACTCTCATTTATAATATTTTTCTATATGTATTGCCCACTCCTTAGTATATTTGACAGAATTATTCATCTCCAGCCATGGAGGGCCAGTGTCAAGCACAGTCTCATGATCTCCCTGCTCAAACACACCAACTTAAACTAGCAGTCAACAGATTTCTAGAATGAGTTGTATTTAATTAACCCAACTGTGCTGGACATTATCCTTCCAAGACTGGAATTGAAGAATTTGGCTgttatttgtattattattcCTATAAATGTATGTTACAGCAGTGTGGAGAAAACACATTTCAGCATGGAAGAAGATTCTAAACAGTGGAACTGAGAGGTATATTAGTACATGTTCTTAGCCTGAAGTACACAACATGATGGAATTTTGTAATTTATGGATCTCTTTGttatttgtatgtgtatgttagCCTTGATGATCTTCTCCACACCATCAAAGCTGCAGTATCCACAGATGGCAACACATTTGACATCACAGTGTCCCGCCACAATATGGTGGAGAGAGGCCTTGCTCAATGGCAGAGACAAAAGAAGACATCTCCAGTGAATCAGCTGAAAGTCGTCTTTTTGGGTGAGGCTGGGATAGACACAGGAGCACTGCGCAAAGAGTTTCTGTCAGGTGAGAAAGGGTTAAACAGATTTGCTCATTGTGATTAATGTGCTTGGTTGAAATGATGTATCCTCTGATTGAAGGAATGATAGGAGGCATCGAGAAGCGTTTCTTTGAAGGGGGCAGACATGGCAAGAGACCAAAGTATTCGCTGTCTGATTTGGACAAAGGTCACTTTAAGTATGTGTTACTTTAgtttacctttttttttttttttttggtcactTTTTTGGCATCCAGGTCaaattacatgttttttttattttctaagtGAAAAGAAAGCCATTAAAGTGTTTATTCTGGTGTTGTACATCATTTAAATGTCCCTGACTTTTATAttctaaaaaaataattttctgTAGGACTGTGGGAGAAATAATGGCTGCCAGTCTGGCCCAAGGTGGACCTGCACCAAATTTTCTTGCATTATGGTGCTACAAGTTTCTATGCAGTGGGTCTCTGGAGTTGGAAGACCTGAACAAAGCTGATCTGGGAGACGATCAGTATATTGATCTCATTTCAAAGGTATGACTAAGGGTTTTTCCTCACAATATATGCTTGACCAAGTTGAGTTATGAGCAGGATATTACACAATTGTCACCATTTTAGGTGGAGTTGGCTACAGAGTGTACAATTAAAGACTTGACTGAGGATATCTTGAGCTGTGGGTACACAGGACTTATCATCCCGGAGAAGAAGGATGAAATAAGCCGGTATGTTTGAAGGAGTAATTCAGAGTATAACACTTTTTTTCACTCACTAATATATCTAAACTCATATGTTGGTATACAAATTTTGCTGATATTTGAGAAGCTGAACAAAAGAGAACGTTAAAAAACACTATCAAAAAACTAGGAGCAAACAGGCCTGTTTATGTCTCTTTAACATCAAATATACAGTTGTTCAGTGATCTCCATGATATCCACAATATGTTCAAAAAAGcatattgatatatatttttacataatgTATTATGTTAATGATAATGAGTCATGAGACTGAGAAGTTTTGGTTTCATTAttgatttttctttttatttcaaCAGGCTGATGCGGACTTTGTCATCTCAGTTTGCCGGGCAGAGTTTAGTGAGAGAGGCACAAATAAGGAACTACAGGAGGTGACCTTGATGAACCATCTTCAAGACTTGCTGCAAGAACTGGAGCAAGGTAAGCTTCAATTGCATTTTCAGATATTATTCTCTATTAAACCAGCTTCTGGGGAAGCAGTGACTGACAACTATACAAATGTATATTTTACTATTGCTTGTCCTGTACTTAACAAGATTCCATGTTGGTATCACAAACTATGGTGTTTCTGATCAGGAAAAAACAGAAGGAATAATTGTTTGTGATGTCTCTATATTTGTGGTGTCATTAATTCCTGAGTGtctttattttttctcctttttaTTTAGATGTAATTTCATCTGAGCTGGAGGAAACTGCTCTTCCCTCCTTGATACCTAGATCATTCCTTCAGTGGGTTACAGGGCAGGGACACATTCCTATTCTGACACAGGAGAAGGCAAATTTCAGAATTACCGTTAAATTTAATCATCACTGTGATGCAGAATATGGTGAGCACAGGATATGCTATCCAACTGTGGCCGCATGCACCAACACAATTACACTCCCTGTTAAACACATGTTAACTTATGAAAACTTCAAACTTGTCATAAAATAAGCATTTCATCTCGGCCAGGAATTTCAGAAAGTTTAACTAAAGATGCTTTATTTTTGCCATCAGGACATGTGTAGTAAATTTCAGTACTTTTTGATTAGTCACATTCCATCATAGTCATGTTCAAAATGGTAAAGATCagtgaaaaaaaagaaatgcaaaagcaAAGTAGCACAAACAATGTAAGGACAGAAGAGCAAGTGTGTTAAATGAAAGAGGACATGATCAAAAATAAAACGTTCTTGAAATTCTTTTGTGTTGGCATTCCTTATAACAATCACAAGACAGAACGGGTCAGCACTAACCTACATAATTTCTCACTGAAAAAGTTGAAGGGAACGAATGTAAATATCCTGGCCATAGGAAACTGATGGTCCGGTGGGGTCCACAGCAGCTTGAAGGTCTGCCATCTCTTGCTCATTTAGAGGGGTAACAATCTCTGGAACCACAACTCCAGATTCTGTTAAGGACTCCTCATGGAAAATGGCACTTTCCCAATCTATGTGAAGATCCTAGATATTCATAAGGGATTTATAAATCAGGAATAATCACCAACTTTAAGATGTCAAAACTGTTATGTAGTTCTAGAGTATATGATCAATTAAAGAGGTGAACATGATCAACATGTACCTCTACATTCTCAGCCTCATCACTGCTGTTCTGCAGGAATCCCGTCTGCCAGATTTGCTGAGGAGTCATGTTTCCctctgtgtggagagggtgaaGGTCATTGTGGAGACGAGGGAGAAACACATAATGCACAAGGAACATGTGTAGCATGTTTGAGATGTCCAGCCACCCGTCTTCTTCCAGGCTATGCAGGGCATCATAATATGTGCACGTCACTGCTGTCCACACATCACGCCACAGTCGTTCGATTCTAAAAGTTTCCAAAGGGTTAAACATTTTTTGCTTAAGATAAATGTTGGTTCTCAGTTTTTATATCAAATAGCTACATTTTGGTACATGGCAATATTTATGTTAAAGTTTACTTATGAGtcacaatattaattattgcACATTAAAATAAAGCAGTGCTCAGCTTATTATTTTACTAGAAGCCTGGCTTACTTCAACTTACATTTGGTTGTGCACACTTTTTCCAGAGATGAAACTTGCCCGATCTGTTCCCCTCACAGTGAACATAAAATTAGCAATCTCAAGGTTCTCCACACCTTGATCCCCTCTGACCCTTGCATGAAGATAAAAAAGTTTCAAAGAGACCAGTGTGTTAATAAGCATGTAACAGTGAGGTTAACatacacatttaaaaaatggTATAACTTACCTTGACGGCAAACCATTAATCTCAacagagttaaaaaaaaaaggtgaGCCCAGTTGATGCCTTGTTGTTGTTGGCAACATCCAAGTACATTATCTACACATAAAAGGAACATAGCATGTAATATTATAGCCACCTAAAACATGCAGTAGAGATCACATAAACTGTCAAAAGGCCACCTTTCTTGAATAGCCATCAATGCCCCCAAAAATGACAATGTTATAcctgtttgagagagagagagagcagacttTCTTACTTGCATTCTATTAATCAGTGTATTTTTCAGGCACAAATAGAAAACAACCAACCTTATGAGTTTATGGTTTGTATCCACATGAACAAGAGAGAGGGGTCCCCTTACAGAATAGCTTCTTCTTACCACACAGCCTAACTGTAATTCAGGACAAAATTCCAACTGCATCTACCCTGTGCATAGATGCCATTAATCTGCTCCACTGTATCCTGTGACCTAAAGACCTTAGTCTCCCCATAACTAACCTGTAACCCACGTGAGGCATTTCAGTCTTGATGTTGGATACTACTGTATCTAGCTCCTGGTCACTCGTGCTGAATGACTCTAACACAGAGAAACTAAAATCCTTCATCCTGCGAAAAACTGTTCTCTCACTAACTCCTAGTAATTTTGCTATGCATGAGACAGGCAGCTGGATGTCCAGCAAGGACTTAAGCCTTTGCCTTGTGATATTAAATTTAGGACGCCCCATTACTCCTTGAACTGCCTCCAACTCAACTGAAGGTACTTCGTTTTGTACCTGCCCTCTTACCAAGGTTCACAGCTCTCGGAGAGCATTCACTATCACTTCAGGTATATCAATTTGTTCTGCCAGGGCATGAATAATAATCAGCTCGTGTGTACAAATAAAGTTGTGATAGTCAAGGTCAAGACCAGATGCAGAATTGCTGACAACATTCTGCAGTTTATTCAACAACCCCTCCAAAACGTGCTGTCTAAGCAAGACCTGTAGGGTTAAAAGAGTATAATTATTACCCGTACAAGTAAAAAAACAGAACATTGTTTACACAGGATATTGACCAGAAATTCATATCCTTTCTATAGTCATCTAACATAggatataatgtaaatataatgtaTATTTAAGCAATTAATCGCAGTACCTGAGGTTGTTGACTCTGCCGATCCATGGTGAAGCCCG
This window contains:
- the LOC143486772 gene encoding G2/M phase-specific E3 ubiquitin-protein ligase, translated to MPACVVKAVWRKHISAWKKILNSGTESLDDLLHTIKAAVSTDGNTFDITVSRHNMVERGLAQWQRQKKTSPVNQLKVVFLGEAGIDTGALRKEFLSGMIGGIEKRFFEGGRHGKRPKYSLSDLDKGHFKTVGEIMAASLAQGGPAPNFLALWCYKFLCSGSLELEDLNKADLGDDQYIDLISKVELATECTIKDLTEDILSCGYTGLIIPEKKDEISRLMRTLSSQFAGQSLVREAQIRNYRR